The stretch of DNA ACTGTCAAAAATTGAGTCATACCGGAACAGAGGGTCCCGGCGTGCTGCATAGGCTACGGCAGTCAACTGGTAAACTGTTGGAGCATCCTGACGACGGACGACATGGCCGGCTGGCCGAATTGCCAGTTCCGCTGCGTCGTCATCAGCGATCGTGATCATGTTGAAATACGGATTACAGTCGGTTTTTGTTGCTGTGAGCACGATGTCGGCAGTTCCGCCAGTCAGCGCATCCACCGTTCGATCAATGTCAGACGGGATACGCAGCGGACAGGTGGGTGGCACACTGACGAACACTTCGATGCGCTGCTGTTCCAGCAACTCCATCTGTTCGATCGCATGTCGCCAGGCCTGCCGTTCGGGCACTGTGTCAGTAGCCAGGTGAGCCGGACGAAGAAACGGCACTTCCGCACCAAATTTTTCTGCAACCGCGGCAATCTCAGAATCGTCCGTCGACACGACGATCCTATCGAGGCTGCGGCTGGCCAGAGCTGCTTCGATGGAGTGCGCGATCAGGGGTTTACCACCCAGAAGTCGCAGGTTCTTATTAGGGAGACCTTTGGAACCACCGCGAGCAAACACAAATCCAAGTGTGTTTGGCATATATCAGAACACTTCGAAACCAGACAGGGGACTCCATTCCACAGTGCAGTGGCTAGGTAATGCATTTGAGACATTGAGTCAAGATTGAACGTCAACAGGTGTTTTAAATCTGTTTTTCTGATTCCGATTTGCTGCTGACTGGGCAGACCGGCCTGTACTCACACAATTGTAAAAATTGACTTCGTACAGTCCGGTGACGAAGTCAGCGAGAATATCAAACATCGGTCGGGTAGAGACTGCATTCTTCAAATTGTTATGTTGCTGAATGATCGGCAGGAATCGCTGCTGCGGAAGAAATGTGCTTCCGGACAGGTGGATTCTGTCTGCTATTCCCATTTCACTCTTGGTCATTTAGTGTTGTCCTTACCGATCAGTTCCGCTATCAGCCACGTTTGCTGTTTTCGCGAACGCGTGATTTGTGACGAAACTTTCTATATTTCAATACAAGTGAAGTGTGGCTGATTTCATCTGTTGAACTGTACTGATCTGACGTTTATCTGCGGCTGACAAGGTCGGAACGAGGCAGGATGCCGATGTGTGCACTCTTCAGACAGATACCGGATTCAGTTTACGCCCAGTCCACCGCCACACCCTTGAGTGATGGCGCAGGTCGCTGACCGCAGAGGAAGCTAACGGCAATGATCGTTTCGTTTGACAAAAAATTCCTGTTTTGCCACCTGCTGCGTACTGGCGGGACGAGCATCAAGAGAGCATTGAAACCGTATTCGTCCCAGCCGGAACGCTTCATGGAAAATCGGATTCTGAGAGCTCTTGGAATTCGGATCAATCACTGGACGGCCTACGAGCGGAAGTGGTTTCGTGGCCACACCTCAGCCGGGATTGCTAAATGCAACATGCCGTCAGACGTTTGGTCTGATCTGTTTCGGTTCACGATTGTCCGTAACCCGTTTGACCGGATGGTCTCTTTGTATCACCATCTGCCGCGTCACAAATCAGGCCGTGGCGTTCGCGATCTGACATTTCATGAGTTTGTCAATACGTGGAGCAGACGCCCGGAATTTCAGCAGAAACCGTTGATTACGGATGAGAACGGAAAGTTACTAGTGGATTTTGTGGGTCACTTCGAGTCGTTGCGGGAGGACTTCCGTTACATCTGCCAGAAGATTGGCCTTGAAGCGGATCTGGAGCACGCCAACGCGTCCCCTCGACAGCGGGATTATCGTGACTACTACACCCCGGAACTGATCAGTGTGGTTCAGGAAGTGTTTTCTGACGATTTGGAATCATTTGGATACCAGTTCTCGGTACCTGAATCAGACGGGCGACTGAACGCAGCGTAAACAAAACAGTGAATGCGTCGGAAAAGGATTCGGTCAGTTTGCGCAGACTCCGGCAGCGTATCACCTGACTCAGAATGAATGTTCCAGGGTAAATGCGGATTCCTTTTGCATTGACGACAGAATGAACAGGCCTCCATAGCTGCAAAACAGTGAGACGTAACCGAATGAATCCCCGAGAATTGCGTCGCTGTTTTCAAAAATCTCATTCAGTGGCAGGCAGCTTGGCAAATCTTCCACGTTTTCGTAATCCAGAACGCTTTCATGGAACTGGCTGTTGCTTTCGCAATAGAGTCGAAAAATCAGCGTGAGTGGTCCATCCGGCCGACCGTAGATTTCAGAGTATTCGGTAAGGTAAATTTTTGATCTGAGTCGAGCGGAAACAGTTGCCCAGTGGAACCGTTTCGGGGGTCGCTTCTCGTGAATGATTCCCAGTGAACATTCGAACGGCAGCAGATTGTTGTTCAGTTCGCCACTGATCGCTGTCACGATTCGAGCCGGCAGTTCTCCGTCCTGTCGCGCGAATGCAAGGCAGTCATTGTCCGTTTCAGTCATACTGATGAAGGTGCCGGTTTCAAAGTCTGTTTGCTGATCGCCGAGTGTCCATGTGTACTTTCCCTGAGTGAATTTTGGATAGACAACCACTTCACACTTTGTCCTGTCAATGATCTCAGCAGGGATCTTCATGTATGCGGGTTTTTCGGCCTTCAGAGTGTTGGTGGAATGCGCTGTGTAGTCGAAATTGCTGTGCGTGACCTGTACGTGTCCGGTCGGCGAATGGCGCCACACAATCAGCAGCCTGGTGAACGATGAATGGTTGTTGAAGTGGATCGTTGCCCAGCCATCCTCACCATCAAGAAATTTCTTGTATCCCGGGCAGCGTTCTTCCAGGTCAAAGCGCAGTGTTGCATAGGGCGGAATCACATCGATCGGACAGTGTCTTTCCAGGTTTTCTCCGCGCCGGCTGGTGATGATGATTCTGCCGGTCTGTTTTTCCACAGGCAAATGTCCGTTGTGGAATACAGCAAGATTCTCGATATCTGCGGCGCTCCGCAGTGTCCAGCAGCTTTCGCGTCCGGTGGTCAGACTGTTTCCGTCTTCCAGTTCCGTCAGAGAATGATTCCGGCCGTATGAGTGAACCATTGATACTGATGTCTGGGTTTCGTAGATCGCCATGACGGCCGCGTAGGGAATCCGCAGGTTTTTGTTCCCAAACGCCTCGATCTCAACAGATCCCTCTTCGATCTCATCAACACCAAAATTGAGCACGTTTTGGTCTTCAAAATACCTTACGTGTCTGTTGACCAGTTTTCCTTCCATGTCCCGGAGGGAAAACATCAGGCCGATCTCAAGTGAGTTCTTGAAGTCCCAGTAGTTTGAAACGGTGACTGTAGTTCTGATGCCCGGAGGTTTGTAAAAGATCGCCGACGACCTGAAGATATTTCCAAAGTCTGCTCGGTAGTTCCTGTCCTGATCGATGACAGATCCCATGGATACGTCCCTGTTCTGTCTGAGAATAAGAGTTCTGATCAGTTGACGGAAATTAATTTCTACCGCATGTGTTGAAGCGCTGTGTGAGGCCGTCTACCACAACGAATGAGTCCGATTCGCCGGCTTCTTAGCCAAATCGGACATCTGCTTCAAGATCTGACCTGTCAGACCCTGGTCCGTTGTCTGCATGGCGTACTAATCCGGTTTTGTCCCGTGAAACTTGATCTTGATCCAAAAAACGGACTGGATGTACGCTCACTCTGTGCCGTTGTTCTTTCATCGTGTCTGTCGGTGCACAGCGCAATTCCGGTTCCGTGCCGATGGCCGCAGGTCTGGTTGATTCGGGTCGCCCTGAGGTCAGTAACTGATTCTTCGGCAGTGTCTCGCTTTCGGGCAGCAGGACCCTGAACATGCTCTTCAACTCCCTTGAGTTTGCGGTTTTCCTGCCGATCGTTCTGACGTTGTTCTGGTGGCGGCCGATCCGCTGCGACCTGAAACGACAGAATGTGTTCGTGAGCGCAGCAAGTTATCTGTTCTACGGATGGTGGGACTATCGTTTTCTGACCCTCATTCTGTTCAGCACACTGGTTGACTATCTGGTCGGGAGGGAACTTGGGAAGACAAATGTTCCCGGACGCCGAAAGGCACTTCTATGGACCAGCATCGTGGTTAATCTGGGTTTCCTGGGTTTTTTCAAATACTGCAATTTTTTCGCCGATTCGTTCGTCAGTGCATTCACGTTTTTTGGGGCTCAAATCAGCAGCTCGTCACTGAGTATCGTTTTGCCGGTCGGAATCAGTTTCTATACACTGCAGACGCTGAGCTATACGATCGATGTCTATCGCCGTCGCCTGGGACCCACACATGACTTCTTTGCATTTGCGGCGTTTGTCAGCTTCTTTCCTCAGCTTGTAGCCGGTCCAGTTGAACGTGCCACGAACCTGTTACCCCAGTTCACACGCTCTCGCATCTTCGACTACACCACGGCAACCGACGGCCTGCGCCAGATTCTTTGGGGAATGTTCACCAAGGTCGTGATTGCTGACAACTGTGCTGCCTGCGCAAATGCGGTGTTCAACAATTCCGAATCGTACGGCGGAACAACACTGATCGCCGGCGTCATTTTTTTCAGTTTTCAGGTGTACGGTGACTTCTCGGGGTATTCCAATATTGCGATCGGAACGGCGAAACTGTTTGGTTTTGACCTGATGCGGAACTTTGCATACCCGTACTTCTCTCGTGACATTGCTGAATTTTGGCGTCGGTGGCACATCTCACTGTCTACCTGGTTCCGCGACTACCTTTACATACCGCTGGGCGGGAGTCGCAGAGGCTCCTGGGTGAGTGTCAGAAACGTATTTGTGGTCTTCCTGGTAAGCGGACTGTGGCATGGAGCCAACTGGACGTTTGTCGTCTGGGGAGCACTCAATGCCGTTTTCTTCCTCCCGCTGCTGTTGCTCAAACGAAACAGAAACTATACCGATACAGTGGCATCAGGCAGATCGGTCCCGTCGTGGCGCGAACTGAGTGCGATGGCTACCACGTTCAGCCTCACGACATTTGCGTGGATCTTTTTTCGCGCTGAGTCGGTTGGTCACGCGGCGGGTTATATTCGGAATATATTTTCAGCGTCACTGTTTGCATGGCCTGAAGTGTTTCCGGCAGACGTTGTGTGCCTGGTTGCCCTGTTTGTGGCGACTGAATGGCACGGTCGACACCAGTCATATGCAATTGCCGGTTTTGGTATTCGCTGGCCAAGGGTTGCTCGCTGGGCCCTGTACTACGGTATCTGCATCGCTATTGTGGCCATTGGTGGCGAGCAGCAGGACTTCATCTATTTTCAGTTCTGAACCGTTGGAACCGGCTACCGACGAAGAATGCATATTCGAGCTCGGAGCCACATTGGCCGGACTGAGCACAGAGTACTCAGACAATGTTGGAATTGACTGAATCTCAACATGTCGGGATAAGCATGCCCTTTCCACTCACCACGTACTCCGGTGGATCTCTTCGGTTTGGCGGGTTCTGGCGGACCCGGTTCGGCATCGTCAGGCGACCTGTCTCAAGTCATTGAACGTGAAACGACGGGACTGTTGCCGGCTGACTGTCATTCGAAGTCTCAGTGCCTGAAGCCTTCCTTCCGCCATCTGTGACTGTTTTGAAACGCCTCTTGATTGAATTGCTGTGCGCTTCATAAGCTTTATGGAGGGGAAAGCGACCGGCGGGAACTCTGTTCGGGGCCACCGGATGCAGCGATCACTTCTCAACAGTGTGTTTCACTCCCTATACGCATAAATTGAATCGAATTTTTGCAATGAGCACCGTACGCGTCATACCGCGTTTGGACATCAAGGGTCCGAATCTGGTCAAAGGGATTCACCTGGAGGGCCTGCGTGTTCTTGGACGGCCCGAAGAATTTGCACGATTTTACTACGATCACGGAGCAGATGAGCTGATTTACCAGGATGTGGTCGCCAGTCTCTATGAGAGAAACAGTCTGCACGAGGTCGTCTCACTCACGGTAAAAGATATCTTTATCCCGCTGACTGTGGGCGGGGGGATACGTTCGCTTGATGACATTTCCGCTGTCCTCGCGGCCGGTGCTGATAAGGTCGCCATTAACACTGCCGCGATCCAAAATCCGGATTTGATCAGCAAGGCCGCGATGCGATTCGGTTCTTCAACAATTGTTGTGGCCATTGAGAGTATTCGTCAGCCGGATGGAACCTACAAAGCCTATACGGATAATGGTCGCGAATACACTGGTGTGGATTCTGTTGAGTGGGCTCGACGGGTGGAAACTCTTGGCGCAGGAGAGATTCTGGCAACATCTGTGGACTGTGACGGAACAGGAGAAGGATACGACCACGAATTGACGAAGTTGATCGCAGATTCGGTTTCGATTCCGGTGATCGCTCACGGTGGCCCTGGTGAGTCAGGGCAGGTGTCGGAAGTCATTCAGTCGACAGGTGTTGATGCCGTTGCCGTTGCAAGTCTGCTGCATTATGACGTCCTCCGACACATGTCGAGGACCGGCGATCTATCCAGTGAAGGGAACACGGAATTCCTTCGCAGTGGTCGCAATGTGAGTCGAATCCAGGCCACCGGACTGCCGGATCTGAAACGAAATCTGGCTGACATCGGTATCAATGTACGTCAATAAGTGATCCCACCATGGCTTTGCCCCGAGTCCAGATCATCGATTACCGGCTGGGTAATCTCTTCAGTATTCAGCAGGCGTGTCGGTATGTGGGGCTGGACGCTTTCGTCTCAGCTTCTGCGGAACAGCTGGAAACCGTAGACGGTATCATTTTGCCGGGGGTTGGCGCTTTCGGGAACGCAATGCAAAGCCTCAACGATTTGCAGTTGACTGAGCCCCTCAGGCAGGTGGCAAAAGCCGGCAAACCCCTGTTGGGGATCTGTCTGGGAATGCAGTTGCTGTTCGAATCAAGCGAAGAATTCGGTGAACATCAGGGGCTGGGGCTTATATCCGGCAGAATCAGCCGGATTCCGGATCAGATCCTGAATCGCAAACAGTATCGAGTCCCGAATGTTGGCTGGAGCCGCATCATATTTGAGGGGCATGTACAGCAGGAAACATTCCTTAGCGGCATTTCTGACAAGGAATTTATGTATTTCGTGCACTCTTACTGTGCACAGTCGGTTCAGGAGTCTGACCGATTGACGATGACCGAATACGGTGAGTTTCGGTATTGCTCTGCTGTACTGCACGGCAGTATCCTTGGCTGTCAGTTTCATCCGGAAAAAAGCGCACGGGCGGGATTGCAGCTCTACGAAAACTGGGCCTGCTCGCTTCGTTGAGGTTTTCTTTGCGCTCAACAGACGGCCGCCAAAGAAAGGAATCTTTGATGCCGCAGACAAATGAGACCTTCTACGGCCTTCCGTCCGAGGTTAGGTTTTGCCGACGTTGTGTGATGTCCAATCAGCGTCCGGCTTCTGCTGTCGAGTTCCGACACACAATTGACTCAAAGAAAACCACTCTGGCATTCGACAGGGAAAGTGTCTGCGACGCCTGTCGTGTTACAGAACATAAAGAACAAATTGACTGGCGGCAGCGGGAAGAAGAACTACAGCAACTGCTGGACAAATACCGCAGCAAAGACGGTAGCTATGACTGCATCGTTCCCGGGAGCGGCGGAAAGGACAGTGCCTTCCAGGCCCATGTCCTCAAATACAAATACGGTATGAACCCACTCACGGTTACCTGGCCGCCAATTCTGTATACCGAGTACGGATACGAAAACTGGAAGAACTGGCTGGACGTCGGAGGGTTCGACAACATTTCATTCACCCGAAACGGGCGGGTGATGAAACTGCTGACGAAGTTGTCGATTGAAAACCTGTTTCACCCGTTCCAGACATTCATTCTTGGGCAAAAAAATCTCGGACCAAAACTGGCAGCGCGACTCGGTATTCCGCTGGTCTTTTACGGTGAGAATGAAGCCGAATACGGCAATCCGATCGCTGACACTGCGACCAGCCTTCGGAGTCGATCCTACCACACGTTTCAGAACCTGAACGACATCTATCTTGGTGGATTGTCAATCAGCCGGCTGATAGAGCAATACGATATTTCGCTGAGCGATCTGATGTGTTTTCTGCCGGCTCAGGCGGAAGAACTCAGTCGTACGGACGTGCAGGTGCACTACCTGGGTTACTATCTGAAATGGACACCTCAGGAAGTCTACTACTATGCCGTTGAGAATACCGGATTCAAGGCGCGACCGTTTCGTACGCAGGGTACCTACAGCAAGTACAACAGCATTGATGACAAAATTGATGACCTGCATTACTACACCACGTATATAAAATTTGGCATTGGTCGCACCACTTACGATGCTTCGCAGGAAATACGTAACGCGCATGTCACCCGCGACGAAGGAATTGCTCTGGTTAATCGCTTCGAAGGTGAATTTCCGGATCGCTACTTTGAGGAAGTCATGGATTACATTGGAATTCGTCCCGAAGAGTTCCATGCAATGACCGACCGATTTCGATCGCCACATCTGTGGGGGCAGAACTCATCAGGCGACTGGAAGCTAAGACATACGGTTGGAGGCACCGGACTGGATGACACGCAGCAGGGCGTGAAAGCTGCGTAACAGCAGACACCTGCCCAAATGTCGGCATTTGGTGCAATGCCGACACAACCGCCAGGACTGAATAGTCATGCTCATCTCTCACGACAGGCAGTTTTTATTTATCCATGTCCCAAAGACTGCTGGAACCAGCGTCACGAACTGTCTGAGTCAATATGCGAATCGGCCGGACACGATGTGGGAAAATCGGCTGCTGGCAGGGGTTGGCATCCATGTCAATCATATTGGACCGTGGCGTCGTAAGCGGTTCCGCGGACACTGCAGCGCAGCCGTCATTCAGCGAAACCTGCCAGCTGATGTTTTTCATAAACTGTTCAAATTCTCTTTTGTACGTAATCCGTGGGATTTGCTGGTTTCGCTGTACAATTTTATTCCTGCTCGTCCCAATCACAGATACCAAAAGAGGGTCGCGGATATGTCGTTTCCGCGATTTGTCGACGAATGGACGACTCGGCAGGAGATCCTTCAGGCACCGCGGATTTGCGATCGCTATGGCAATAACCTGATGGATTTCGTTGGATACTTTGAGAATTTATCACAGGACTTTGCCACCGTCTGCAACCGCATCGGTGTTGCTCCGTCACTTCCGAAGGACAATCGTTCAAAACATTCTGACTATCGGGGATTCTATACCGATGATCTGAAGGAACTGGTGGCTGAGCGTCTCGCACGCGATATCGAATTTTTTGGTTACGACTTTGACGGGTGTTCAGCAGAGCGACGTCAGCAACTGCAACTGTCCGGGAAACTTGCTGCATAGTACGTCACTGAAATTCGATGATCGATTCGAAGAATTGTATGAGCTGTTGATTACCTGAGTAAAAGCGTGTCTTCGTTGTATCAAGTACCGCAAATCCACTGGCGCATAATCATTCAGCGAATTCCTGACAGAACCCCGGCCAGTTTAGGCATTCCGTTGCGGTGGCGAATGCTGAAGGTGTCCAGGCGATGAATGACGAGATTCAACAGTTTCGAAAACGAGTTCTGCAGTTTGTGTTAGTGCCATTCCTGCCGTTTTTGCTTTGGCTGCCGTTTGGTTTGTATTTTGGACCTGGACTGCTGGAACGTGCAAAAGGCCCCAGTGCACAGACACAAACAGATCATTCGTTCAGCAACGCGGCGTCGCGCGAATACGATTTGTTATTTCTTGGAAACTCCAGG from Fuerstiella sp. encodes:
- a CDS encoding imidazole glycerol phosphate synthase cyclase subunit, whose amino-acid sequence is MSTVRVIPRLDIKGPNLVKGIHLEGLRVLGRPEEFARFYYDHGADELIYQDVVASLYERNSLHEVVSLTVKDIFIPLTVGGGIRSLDDISAVLAAGADKVAINTAAIQNPDLISKAAMRFGSSTIVVAIESIRQPDGTYKAYTDNGREYTGVDSVEWARRVETLGAGEILATSVDCDGTGEGYDHELTKLIADSVSIPVIAHGGPGESGQVSEVIQSTGVDAVAVASLLHYDVLRHMSRTGDLSSEGNTEFLRSGRNVSRIQATGLPDLKRNLADIGINVRQ
- the hisH gene encoding imidazole glycerol phosphate synthase subunit HisH, with translation MALPRVQIIDYRLGNLFSIQQACRYVGLDAFVSASAEQLETVDGIILPGVGAFGNAMQSLNDLQLTEPLRQVAKAGKPLLGICLGMQLLFESSEEFGEHQGLGLISGRISRIPDQILNRKQYRVPNVGWSRIIFEGHVQQETFLSGISDKEFMYFVHSYCAQSVQESDRLTMTEYGEFRYCSAVLHGSILGCQFHPEKSARAGLQLYENWACSLR
- a CDS encoding acylneuraminate cytidylyltransferase family protein — encoded protein: MPNTLGFVFARGGSKGLPNKNLRLLGGKPLIAHSIEAALASRSLDRIVVSTDDSEIAAVAEKFGAEVPFLRPAHLATDTVPERQAWRHAIEQMELLEQQRIEVFVSVPPTCPLRIPSDIDRTVDALTGGTADIVLTATKTDCNPYFNMITIADDDAAELAIRPAGHVVRRQDAPTVYQLTAVAYAARRDPLFRYDSIFDSRASAIEIPYERSIDIDSELDLQLAEVLLSHQATQDNRRAA
- a CDS encoding MBOAT family protein produces the protein MLFNSLEFAVFLPIVLTLFWWRPIRCDLKRQNVFVSAASYLFYGWWDYRFLTLILFSTLVDYLVGRELGKTNVPGRRKALLWTSIVVNLGFLGFFKYCNFFADSFVSAFTFFGAQISSSSLSIVLPVGISFYTLQTLSYTIDVYRRRLGPTHDFFAFAAFVSFFPQLVAGPVERATNLLPQFTRSRIFDYTTATDGLRQILWGMFTKVVIADNCAACANAVFNNSESYGGTTLIAGVIFFSFQVYGDFSGYSNIAIGTAKLFGFDLMRNFAYPYFSRDIAEFWRRWHISLSTWFRDYLYIPLGGSRRGSWVSVRNVFVVFLVSGLWHGANWTFVVWGALNAVFFLPLLLLKRNRNYTDTVASGRSVPSWRELSAMATTFSLTTFAWIFFRAESVGHAAGYIRNIFSASLFAWPEVFPADVVCLVALFVATEWHGRHQSYAIAGFGIRWPRVARWALYYGICIAIVAIGGEQQDFIYFQF
- a CDS encoding sulfotransferase family protein; the encoded protein is MLISHDRQFLFIHVPKTAGTSVTNCLSQYANRPDTMWENRLLAGVGIHVNHIGPWRRKRFRGHCSAAVIQRNLPADVFHKLFKFSFVRNPWDLLVSLYNFIPARPNHRYQKRVADMSFPRFVDEWTTRQEILQAPRICDRYGNNLMDFVGYFENLSQDFATVCNRIGVAPSLPKDNRSKHSDYRGFYTDDLKELVAERLARDIEFFGYDFDGCSAERRQQLQLSGKLAA
- a CDS encoding sulfotransferase family protein; amino-acid sequence: MIVSFDKKFLFCHLLRTGGTSIKRALKPYSSQPERFMENRILRALGIRINHWTAYERKWFRGHTSAGIAKCNMPSDVWSDLFRFTIVRNPFDRMVSLYHHLPRHKSGRGVRDLTFHEFVNTWSRRPEFQQKPLITDENGKLLVDFVGHFESLREDFRYICQKIGLEADLEHANASPRQRDYRDYYTPELISVVQEVFSDDLESFGYQFSVPESDGRLNAA
- a CDS encoding N-acetyl sugar amidotransferase, with the protein product MPQTNETFYGLPSEVRFCRRCVMSNQRPASAVEFRHTIDSKKTTLAFDRESVCDACRVTEHKEQIDWRQREEELQQLLDKYRSKDGSYDCIVPGSGGKDSAFQAHVLKYKYGMNPLTVTWPPILYTEYGYENWKNWLDVGGFDNISFTRNGRVMKLLTKLSIENLFHPFQTFILGQKNLGPKLAARLGIPLVFYGENEAEYGNPIADTATSLRSRSYHTFQNLNDIYLGGLSISRLIEQYDISLSDLMCFLPAQAEELSRTDVQVHYLGYYLKWTPQEVYYYAVENTGFKARPFRTQGTYSKYNSIDDKIDDLHYYTTYIKFGIGRTTYDASQEIRNAHVTRDEGIALVNRFEGEFPDRYFEEVMDYIGIRPEEFHAMTDRFRSPHLWGQNSSGDWKLRHTVGGTGLDDTQQGVKAA